A single genomic interval of Spinacia oleracea cultivar Varoflay chromosome 6, BTI_SOV_V1, whole genome shotgun sequence harbors:
- the LOC110786366 gene encoding GDSL esterase/lipase 7 — protein MAIKTSIFSLLTIFIILLIILSFFTPSVSANSLEHPRQLIDETYFQDLYNMDIHFPLSFPPSSPLPPTGSPLVPAFFVLGDSSVDCGNNNFLGTFARADRLPYGKDFDTHQPTGRFCNGRIPVDFLALRLGLPFVPSYLGQAGTIDAMIRGVNYASAGAGIIFSSGSDLGQRISLAQQIQQVTDTFQLFMMSMGEDAAVRLISDSIFYISIGTNDYIHYYLQNVSGIQSLYTPWSFNHFLSTSLKQEIKNLHISHVRKVVVMGIAPMGCAPHYLWRYRSKNGECIPEINNMIMEFNFVMRYMIQELNQELSDSKITFCDMYEGSMDIIENHQHYGLEVTTDACCGLGRYKGWIMCLSSEMACNNASTHIWWDQFHPTAAVNGILADNVWSGLHSSMCYPMNMKDMVFSA, from the exons ATGGCGATCAAAacctccattttctctctcctaactaTCTTCATCATCCTTCTCATCATCCTTTCCTTTTTCACTCCCTCAGTTTCAGCAAACTCCCTCGAACACCCACGACAATTAATCGACGAAACTTACTTCCAAGACTTATACAACATGGACATTCACTTTCCTCTCTCCTTTCCGCCCTCGTCGCCGTTGCCACCCACCGGTTCACCGCTCGTTCCGGCGTTCTTCGTACTCGGAGACTCCTCTGTTGACTGCGGAAACAACAACTTTCTTGGGACTTTCGCCCGCGCTGACCGCCTCCCTTATGGCAAAGACTTCGACACTCATCAACCTACTGGAAGGTTCTGCAATGGAAGAATTCCTGTTGATTTTCTAG CATTGCGATTAGGGCTTCCATTTGTACCAAGTTACCTAGGACAAGCAGGGACCATTGATGCTATGATTCGTGGGGTGAATTATGCTTCTGCTGGTGCTGGAATTATTTTCTCAAGTGGCTCAGATCTG GGACAGCGCATCTCCTTAGCGCAGCAAATACAGCAGGTCACAGACACATTTCAATTGTTCATGATGAGCATGGGTGAAGATGCTGCAGTTCGTCTCATCTCTGATTCAATCTTCTACATTTCTATTGGAACCAATGACTACATACATTACTATCTCCAAAATGTATCGGGTATTCAATCTTTGTATACTCCCTGGAGTTTTAACCATTTCCTTTCAACCTCATTGAAGCAGGAAATCAAG AATCTACACATATCACATGTGCGGAAAGTGGTGGTAATGGGAATTGCACCAATGGGATGTGCTCCTCACTACCTATGGAGATATAGAAGCAAAAATGGGGAGTGCATTCCAGAAATCAACAATATGATAATGGAGTTCAACTTTGTGATGAGATACATGATTCAGGAACTAAACCAGGAACTTTCTGATTCCAAAATCACCTTTTGTGATATGTATGAAGGTTCTATGGATATCATAGAGAACCATCAACACTATG GGCTCGAAGTTACAACCGATGCATGCTGTGGATTAGGAAGATACAAGGGCTGGATTATGTGTTTATCATCTGAAATGGCTTGCAACAATGCTTCTACACACATTTGGTGGGACCAGTTTCATCCAACAGCTGCTGTAAATGGAATACTTGCAGATAATGTTTGGTCCGGATTGCATTCAAGTATGTGCTACCCTATGAACATGAAGGACATGGTTTTTTCTGCATAG
- the LOC110786367 gene encoding calcineurin B-like protein 3 produces MGNFCRKERNRFKDSAVLAAQTHFTVTEVESLYELFRRLSSLVVDDGFISKEEFQLGLFRNRRKQSLFADRMFQQFDSKHDGLIDFEEFVQALSTFHPNATQTEKAFCAFHLYDVWDTGYIEPDEVRVMILAFLDESDLLLSDDIIQTIIDKTFEEADFKGDGKIDLEEWEALVARNPSILKNMTIPYLKDIPTGFPSFRHRNDTESESKMY; encoded by the exons ATGGGTAATTTTTGCAGGAAAGAAAGGAACAGATTTAAAGATTCAGCTGTTTTGGCAGCTCAAACTCACT TTACTGTGACTGAGGTGGAGAGCTTATACGAGTTATTCAGAAGGTTGAGCAGTTTAGTTGTTGATGACGGCTTCATTAGCAAA GAAGAATTCCAACTTGGGTTGTTCAGAAACAGAAGAAAACAAAGTCTTTTTGCTGATAGG ATGTTCCAGCAGTTTGATTCAAAGCATGATGGTTTAATAGATTTTGAAGAGTTTGTCCAAGCTTTGAGCACCTTCCATCCAAATGCAACCCAGACTGAAAAAGCTTTTT GTGCATTTCATCTATATGATGTATGGGATACTGGTTACATAGAGCCTGATGAG GTTAGAGTGATGATTTTGGCTTTCCTAGACGAGTCTGATTTACTCCTTTCAGATGACATCATCCAAACAATAATCGACAAG ACATTTGAAGAAGCAGATTTTAAAGGTGACGGGAAGATTGATCTGGAAGAGTGGGAggctcttgtagctagaaatcCTTCCATACTGAAGAATATGACAATTCCATATTTGAA GGACATTCCAACTGGATTTCCAAGTTTTAGACACAGAAATGATACAGAATCAGAATCCAAGATGTATTAA